From the genome of Acidimicrobiales bacterium, one region includes:
- a CDS encoding glycosyltransferase family 2 protein, with translation MANVGVVVVTYRSAGTIRECLSSLHRASAAPIEIVVVDNASPDDSVAAARAAAPDAVVISQATNTGYGAANNAGVAALDEHTNYVLFANPDTVWPSGSIDELVRRLDDSIGLLSPTLVGEDGAPQPIVERDLSLGAAVRGMTRLGPPVRPQTGAGDVEWLHTAAALVPIGVVRALGGFDERFFLFAEDADLCRRVRALGRRVVITPDVTVTHVGGASMDASHDADALAGMRTRALATYLDKYDGALARRAFGAVGTLVYGLGRHRSQARAAWKALTR, from the coding sequence ATGGCGAACGTGGGCGTCGTCGTCGTCACGTACCGCTCGGCGGGGACGATTCGGGAGTGTTTGTCCTCCTTACACCGTGCGTCGGCGGCGCCGATCGAGATCGTGGTGGTCGACAACGCGTCGCCCGACGATTCCGTCGCCGCGGCACGCGCCGCCGCGCCCGACGCCGTGGTCATCAGTCAGGCGACCAACACGGGATACGGCGCCGCCAACAACGCGGGCGTGGCCGCCCTCGACGAGCACACCAACTACGTGCTGTTCGCCAACCCCGACACCGTGTGGCCGTCGGGTTCGATCGACGAGTTGGTGCGCCGCCTCGACGACTCGATTGGCTTGCTCAGCCCTACGCTCGTCGGTGAGGACGGCGCGCCGCAGCCGATCGTCGAGCGCGACCTCTCGCTCGGCGCCGCCGTGCGGGGCATGACGCGGCTGGGGCCGCCGGTGCGACCTCAGACCGGAGCGGGCGACGTCGAATGGCTCCACACTGCCGCGGCGCTCGTGCCGATCGGCGTCGTGCGGGCCCTCGGCGGTTTCGACGAGCGGTTCTTCCTCTTCGCCGAGGACGCCGACCTCTGCCGCCGCGTGCGCGCCCTGGGCCGCCGCGTCGTGATCACGCCCGACGTCACCGTCACCCACGTGGGCGGCGCGTCGATGGACGCGTCGCACGACGCCGACGCCCTCGCCGGTATGCGGACGCGGGCGCTGGCCACCTACCTCGACAAGTACGACGGCGCGCTGGCTCGCCGCGCCTTCGGTGCCGTGGGCACGCTCGTCTACGGACTCGGGCGCCATCGCAGCCAGGCCCGCGCCGCGTGGAAAGCGCTGACGCGATGA
- a CDS encoding LCP family protein, producing MGIPPVPGKKLSRQHSASKRAPAHSAAKRPVAKKVAVQEPTPQPQPAQVRAPKEHHPHRGLHRLLIGLNIFVGLCVLSAGIGYGYLKFRLGQLDKISFGCNVLRNCGSDDPGKPMNVLLVGSDTRSFVKDKSDQAQFGNENTVGGERTDTMMVLHVDPTAQKASILSIPRDLWVPIAGMGYRERINTAFGIKTTGAHAATTARQSTVTTTNALGATVTTSSAVIHDGPERLIATIRQSLDIEIDHYMEVNFAGFRSIVNAIGGVTVPFPAPARDKFSGLDVKTAGCVNLTGDQALGYVRSRHFQYFESGRWRSDPTGDIGRIQRQQDFIRRVLRKAISKGVRNPVKLNALIGAGIKNLKLDSALSTKDLLRLGKQFHSLEPEAVDMLTLPTDGFRTPAGASVLKLREDEARTIINRFNGVGQAPTTSNGPVPKIPPATVRVLVLNGTGVNGQAGQVQRQLTTAGFGVGGVGDAKSYNNPVTTIRYGAGQIQKAQLLQAYIVGGAKIVLDNTLTGGDIQLIVGAGFGGVRTSLTGTSSSTTTPSTTVTTAAGTSSRGAATLAC from the coding sequence ATGGGCATTCCTCCCGTTCCGGGCAAGAAACTGTCGCGCCAGCACAGCGCGTCGAAACGCGCTCCCGCACACAGTGCCGCCAAGCGACCGGTGGCCAAGAAGGTTGCGGTCCAGGAACCCACGCCGCAGCCGCAACCGGCGCAGGTGCGCGCCCCCAAAGAACATCACCCGCACCGCGGCCTGCACCGGCTGCTGATCGGGCTCAACATCTTCGTCGGCCTGTGCGTGCTGTCGGCCGGCATCGGCTATGGCTACCTGAAGTTTCGCCTCGGTCAGCTCGACAAGATTTCCTTCGGTTGCAACGTGCTGCGCAACTGCGGCTCAGACGACCCGGGCAAGCCGATGAACGTGTTGCTCGTGGGCTCCGACACGCGCTCGTTCGTCAAGGACAAGTCCGATCAGGCGCAGTTCGGCAACGAGAACACCGTCGGCGGCGAACGCACCGACACCATGATGGTGCTCCACGTCGACCCGACGGCGCAGAAGGCGTCCATCTTGTCGATCCCCCGCGACCTGTGGGTGCCGATCGCCGGCATGGGCTACCGCGAACGCATCAACACCGCGTTCGGCATCAAGACCACCGGAGCGCACGCCGCGACTACGGCGCGCCAGTCGACGGTCACCACGACGAACGCGCTCGGCGCCACCGTCACGACATCGTCCGCCGTGATTCACGACGGGCCGGAGCGGCTCATCGCCACGATCCGCCAGAGCCTCGACATCGAGATCGACCACTACATGGAGGTCAACTTCGCCGGGTTCCGTTCGATCGTGAACGCCATCGGGGGCGTCACGGTCCCGTTCCCGGCGCCGGCGCGCGACAAGTTCTCGGGCCTCGACGTGAAGACCGCGGGCTGCGTCAACCTCACGGGCGACCAGGCGCTCGGCTACGTGCGCAGCCGCCACTTCCAGTACTTCGAATCCGGCCGTTGGCGCTCCGACCCGACGGGTGACATCGGGCGGATTCAGCGCCAGCAGGACTTCATCCGCCGCGTGCTCCGCAAGGCCATCAGCAAGGGCGTGCGCAACCCGGTCAAGCTCAACGCCCTCATCGGCGCCGGCATCAAGAACCTCAAGCTCGACTCGGCGCTGTCGACCAAGGACCTGCTGCGGCTCGGCAAGCAGTTCCACTCGCTCGAGCCCGAAGCCGTCGACATGCTGACGCTGCCCACCGACGGTTTCCGCACCCCTGCGGGCGCGTCGGTGCTCAAGCTGCGCGAGGACGAAGCGCGCACGATCATCAACCGGTTCAACGGCGTCGGCCAGGCGCCGACCACGAGCAACGGCCCGGTGCCCAAGATCCCGCCCGCGACCGTGCGCGTCCTCGTCCTCAACGGCACCGGGGTCAACGGCCAGGCCGGTCAGGTGCAGCGGCAGCTGACCACGGCCGGCTTCGGCGTCGGCGGCGTGGGCGACGCCAAGTCGTATAACAACCCGGTCACCACTATCCGCTACGGCGCCGGACAGATTCAGAAGGCGCAACTGCTCCAGGCCTACATCGTCGGTGGCGCCAAGATCGTGCTCGACAACACGCTGACCGGCGGCGACATCCAGCTCATCGTCGGCGCTGGTTTCGGCGGGGTGCGCACGTCGCTCACCGGCACGTCGTCGTCGACGACGACGCCGTCGACCACCGTCACCACGGCGGCGGGCACGTCGTCGCGGGGTGCCGCGACGCTGGCCTGCTAA
- the rfbA gene encoding glucose-1-phosphate thymidylyltransferase RfbA: protein MKGIVLAGGSGTRLHPVTLGVSKQLLPVYDKPMIYYPLSVLLLAGIREILVISTPHDLPRFESLLGDGRDIGVSFSYREQPTPGGLAEAFTIGAEFIGNDNVCLVLGDNIFHAEGLGGMLRTAVDTLQGATVFGYKVDDPERYGVAEVDANGRVLSIEEKPAVPKSNVAVTGLYFYDNQVVDIAANLPRSARGELEITDVNRVYLDRGQLNMVKLGRGTAWLDTGTHDSLLEAGTFVQALIHRQGLQIACLEEIAFREGYIDLDQLTVLGDKLGKSRYGDYLRAVAADPDRFA from the coding sequence ATGAAGGGCATCGTTCTCGCCGGCGGCAGCGGTACGCGGCTGCACCCGGTCACGCTCGGCGTGTCGAAGCAGCTGCTGCCGGTCTACGACAAGCCGATGATCTACTACCCGCTGTCGGTGCTGCTGCTGGCGGGCATTCGCGAGATCCTCGTGATTTCGACGCCCCACGACCTGCCTCGCTTCGAGAGCCTGCTCGGTGACGGCCGCGACATCGGTGTGTCGTTCTCGTACCGTGAGCAACCGACGCCGGGCGGCTTGGCCGAGGCGTTCACCATCGGCGCCGAGTTCATCGGCAACGACAACGTGTGCCTCGTGCTCGGCGACAACATCTTCCACGCCGAAGGCCTCGGCGGCATGCTGCGCACTGCGGTCGACACGCTGCAGGGCGCGACCGTCTTCGGCTACAAGGTCGACGACCCGGAGCGTTACGGCGTGGCCGAAGTCGACGCCAACGGCCGCGTGTTGTCGATCGAAGAGAAGCCGGCGGTGCCGAAGTCGAACGTGGCGGTTACCGGGCTGTACTTCTACGACAACCAGGTCGTCGACATCGCGGCGAACCTGCCGCGCTCGGCGCGGGGTGAACTCGAGATCACCGACGTCAACCGCGTGTACCTCGACCGCGGCCAGCTCAACATGGTCAAGCTCGGCCGCGGCACGGCGTGGCTCGACACGGGCACCCACGACTCGCTGCTCGAGGCGGGAACGTTCGTGCAGGCGCTCATCCACCGCCAGGGCCTCCAGATCGCGTGCCTCGAAGAGATCGCGTTCCGCGAGGGCTACATCGACCTCGACCAGCTCACCGTGCTGGGCGACAAGCTCGGAAAGTCCAGGTACGGGGACTATTTGCGGGCGGTGGCGGCCGACCCCGACCGCTTCGCTTGA
- the rfbB gene encoding dTDP-glucose 4,6-dehydratase, whose translation MKLFVTGGAGFIGSNYVRWVFANTDDEVTVYDALTYAGNLSTLKDVDDSPRYNFVKGNICDPGTLEDAMRGHDAVVHFAAESHVDRSIVGSDDFVNTNCFGTNVVMDTARRLEIGRVIHIGTDEVYGSVEVGSSKETDPLEPRSPYSASKAGSDLIALSYHSTHGLPVTVTRCTNNFGPWQYPEKVIPLFTTNLLDGKKLPLYGDGMNERDWLFVDDHCSGVHLVLQQGNPGEIYNIGAGNETPNRVLVDKLLALHGKGEEMVEYVEDRKGHDRRYSVDIAKITALGWRKQRTLDEALEETVKWYADNRWWWEPLKNAK comes from the coding sequence ATGAAGCTCTTTGTGACCGGCGGGGCCGGGTTCATCGGCTCGAACTACGTGCGCTGGGTGTTCGCCAATACCGACGACGAAGTCACCGTGTACGACGCGCTGACCTACGCCGGGAACCTGTCGACGTTGAAGGACGTCGACGACAGCCCTCGCTACAACTTCGTCAAGGGCAACATCTGCGATCCGGGCACGCTCGAAGACGCCATGCGCGGCCATGACGCCGTCGTGCACTTCGCCGCCGAGAGCCACGTCGACCGCTCGATCGTCGGCTCCGACGACTTCGTGAACACCAACTGCTTCGGCACCAACGTCGTGATGGACACCGCGCGTCGCCTCGAGATCGGCCGCGTTATCCACATCGGCACCGACGAGGTGTACGGGTCGGTCGAGGTCGGCTCGTCCAAGGAGACCGACCCGCTCGAGCCCCGCTCGCCGTACTCGGCGTCGAAGGCCGGCTCCGACCTGATCGCGCTGTCGTACCACTCGACCCACGGGCTGCCGGTCACGGTCACCCGCTGCACGAACAACTTCGGGCCGTGGCAGTACCCGGAGAAGGTCATCCCGCTGTTCACCACCAACCTGCTCGACGGCAAGAAGCTGCCGCTGTACGGCGACGGGATGAACGAGCGCGACTGGCTCTTCGTCGACGACCACTGCTCGGGCGTGCACCTTGTGCTGCAGCAGGGCAACCCCGGCGAGATCTACAACATCGGCGCCGGCAACGAGACGCCCAACCGCGTGCTCGTCGACAAGCTGCTGGCGCTGCACGGCAAGGGCGAGGAGATGGTGGAGTACGTGGAGGACCGCAAGGGCCACGACCGCCGCTACTCCGTCGACATCGCCAAGATCACTGCGCTCGGCTGGCGCAAGCAGCGCACCCTCGACGAGGCGCTCGAGGAAACCGTCAAGTGGTACGCCGACAACCGTTGGTGGTGGGAACCGCTGAAGAACGCCAAGTGA
- the rfbD gene encoding dTDP-4-dehydrorhamnose reductase, translating to MTQRILVTGAGGQLGHDLVAAFDDSARYEVLGTTHASMNLADRDRVLAVVCDFEPDVVIHAGAWTAVDKAESEADAAYAANAFGTRNVAEGARRVGAHVVYVSTDFVFDGTKEGPYREWDATGPTSVYGASKLAGEHEIDPGSAIVRISWVCGAHGNNFVKTMLRLANERDTWGVVDDQRGCPTFTAEVAPAIKELAIGRVPGTFHLSNSGPTTWYGFACAILEAAGHDPARITPITTADYPTPATRPANSVLDNGAWRLAGFAPLDDWHAPLARMIKEIS from the coding sequence GTGACGCAGCGCATCCTCGTCACCGGAGCCGGCGGGCAGCTGGGCCACGACCTCGTCGCCGCGTTCGACGACTCGGCGCGCTACGAGGTGCTCGGCACGACTCACGCGTCGATGAACCTGGCCGACCGCGATCGCGTCCTGGCGGTCGTCTGCGACTTCGAGCCCGACGTCGTCATCCACGCCGGGGCGTGGACGGCCGTCGACAAGGCCGAGTCCGAAGCCGACGCCGCGTACGCCGCCAACGCGTTCGGCACCCGCAACGTGGCCGAGGGGGCACGTCGGGTTGGCGCCCACGTCGTGTACGTGTCGACCGACTTCGTGTTCGACGGCACCAAGGAGGGGCCCTACCGCGAGTGGGACGCCACCGGCCCGACGTCGGTGTACGGCGCGTCGAAGTTGGCGGGCGAGCACGAGATCGATCCGGGCTCGGCCATCGTGCGGATCTCGTGGGTGTGCGGTGCCCACGGGAACAACTTCGTCAAGACGATGCTGCGCCTGGCGAACGAGCGCGACACGTGGGGCGTCGTCGACGACCAGCGCGGCTGCCCGACGTTCACCGCCGAGGTGGCGCCGGCGATCAAGGAATTGGCGATCGGCCGCGTCCCCGGCACGTTCCATCTCTCCAACAGCGGCCCGACCACGTGGTACGGCTTCGCTTGCGCCATCCTCGAAGCCGCCGGCCACGATCCGGCGCGCATCACGCCGATCACCACGGCCGACTACCCGACGCCCGCCACCCGTCCCGCGAACTCCGTGCTCGACAACGGCGCCTGGCGCCTGGCCGGCTTCGCCCCCCTCGACGACTGGCACGCGCCACTCGCCCGCATGATCAAGGAGATCAGCTAA
- a CDS encoding UDP-glucose/GDP-mannose dehydrogenase family protein, whose translation MADIAVIGTGYVGLTTGAYLAHLGHNVVCADVVPEKVEALNRGEVPIHEAGLDEMVEQGIEAGRLKFVLGAVTAAAEAEFIFLCLPTPQGEDGSADLSYVEAVARDIGPHIRPESIVVNKSTVPVGSNLRVAALLNRDDVFVVSNPEFLREGQALQDSLNPDRIVIGANDQEAALRLAELYESLHAPVLVTDPASAETIKYAANAFLATKVSFINAVAHFCELVGADIKDVALGMGQDKRIGFEFLRPGPGWGGSCFPKDSRALIHMAEDRGYGFDLLRSVVAVNDEQYERVADKIAFAAGGSLEGKTIAVWGLTFKARTDDTRESPALFIIERLLARGAKVQAFDPMASRQFDEFAVCDDAYAAVEGAAALAVLTEWEEFRFVDLTKVRSLMVGTNIVDARNLLDPAAVRRHGFTYDGIGRL comes from the coding sequence ATGGCTGACATTGCAGTAATCGGCACCGGCTACGTCGGGCTGACGACGGGTGCGTATCTCGCGCACCTCGGGCACAACGTCGTGTGTGCCGACGTCGTGCCAGAGAAGGTCGAGGCGCTCAACCGCGGCGAAGTGCCGATTCACGAAGCCGGACTCGACGAGATGGTCGAGCAGGGGATTGAAGCCGGCCGCCTGAAGTTCGTGCTCGGTGCCGTCACCGCCGCGGCCGAGGCCGAGTTCATCTTCCTGTGCCTGCCCACCCCGCAGGGCGAAGACGGCTCCGCCGACCTGTCCTACGTGGAAGCCGTCGCGCGTGACATCGGCCCCCACATCCGACCGGAGAGCATCGTGGTCAACAAGTCGACGGTGCCGGTCGGGTCGAACCTGCGCGTGGCCGCGCTGCTCAACCGCGACGACGTGTTCGTCGTGTCGAATCCCGAGTTCCTGCGCGAGGGCCAGGCGCTGCAGGACTCGCTGAACCCCGACCGCATCGTCATCGGCGCCAATGACCAGGAAGCCGCACTGCGTCTCGCCGAGTTGTACGAGTCGCTGCACGCGCCGGTGCTCGTGACCGATCCGGCGTCGGCCGAGACGATCAAGTACGCCGCCAACGCGTTTCTCGCCACCAAGGTGTCCTTCATCAACGCCGTCGCCCACTTCTGCGAGCTCGTCGGCGCCGACATCAAAGACGTGGCGCTCGGCATGGGCCAGGACAAGCGCATCGGCTTCGAGTTCCTCCGCCCGGGCCCCGGATGGGGCGGTAGTTGTTTTCCGAAGGATTCGCGGGCGCTGATTCACATGGCGGAGGACCGTGGGTACGGGTTCGACCTGCTGCGCAGCGTCGTGGCGGTGAACGACGAGCAGTACGAGCGCGTGGCCGACAAGATCGCGTTCGCCGCCGGTGGTTCGCTCGAAGGCAAGACGATCGCCGTGTGGGGGCTGACGTTCAAGGCGCGCACCGACGACACGCGTGAGTCGCCGGCGCTGTTCATCATCGAGCGGCTGCTGGCGCGCGGCGCCAAGGTGCAGGCGTTCGACCCGATGGCGAGTCGGCAGTTCGACGAGTTCGCCGTGTGCGACGACGCCTACGCCGCAGTCGAAGGTGCGGCGGCGCTGGCCGTGCTGACGGAGTGGGAGGAGTTCCGCTTCGTCGACCTGACGAAGGTGCGCAGCCTGATGGTGGGCACCAACATCGTCGACGCCCGCAACCTGCTCGACCCGGCCGCGGTGCGCCGCCACGGGTTCACCTACGACGGCATCGGGCGGCTGTAG
- a CDS encoding UDP-glucuronic acid decarboxylase family protein gives MRVVVTGGAGFIGSHLCRALLARGDEVVAIDNLLTGNIANIEELFGTPGFTFMRHDVSNFVHVPGRVDAVLHFASPASPADFERIPIQILKVGSLGTHHMLGLAKDKGAKFFLASTSEVYGDPQVHPQPETYWGHVNPIGPRGVYDEAKRFAEAMTFAYHRAHGVDVRVARIFNTYGDLMRPDDGRLVTNLLVQGLRGESLTVYGEGKQTRSFCFIDDEVRGLLALLDSDYVGPVNIGNPAEYTVAEFAEIAREVTGNRSEIVHQPLPMDDPMQRRPDITLARQILGWEPTIGLREGLERTAEYFRRILG, from the coding sequence ATGCGGGTAGTCGTCACCGGCGGCGCCGGTTTCATCGGGTCGCACCTGTGTCGCGCGCTGCTGGCGCGCGGCGACGAGGTCGTGGCCATCGACAACCTGCTCACCGGCAACATCGCCAACATCGAGGAGTTGTTCGGCACGCCCGGCTTCACGTTCATGCGCCACGACGTGAGCAACTTCGTGCACGTGCCCGGCCGGGTGGACGCCGTACTGCACTTCGCCAGCCCGGCGAGCCCCGCCGACTTCGAGCGCATCCCGATCCAGATCCTCAAGGTCGGCAGCCTCGGGACCCACCACATGCTGGGTCTGGCCAAAGACAAGGGGGCGAAGTTCTTCCTGGCGTCGACGAGCGAGGTGTACGGCGACCCGCAGGTGCATCCGCAGCCCGAGACGTACTGGGGCCACGTCAACCCGATCGGTCCACGCGGCGTGTACGACGAGGCGAAGCGCTTCGCCGAGGCGATGACATTCGCCTACCACCGCGCCCACGGCGTCGATGTGCGCGTGGCGCGCATATTCAATACGTACGGTGACCTAATGCGACCCGACGACGGGCGTCTCGTCACCAACCTGCTCGTGCAGGGCCTGCGGGGGGAGTCGCTCACCGTCTACGGCGAGGGTAAGCAGACGCGCAGCTTCTGCTTCATCGACGACGAAGTGCGCGGCCTGCTGGCGCTGCTCGACAGTGACTATGTGGGTCCGGTCAACATCGGCAACCCCGCGGAGTACACGGTGGCCGAGTTCGCCGAGATCGCCCGTGAGGTGACGGGCAACCGTTCCGAGATCGTGCACCAGCCGCTGCCGATGGACGACCCGATGCAACGCCGCCCCGACATCACCCTGGCGCGCCAGATCCTCGGATGGGAGCCGACGATCGGTCTGCGCGAAGGCCTCGAGCGCACGGCGGAGTACTTCCGCCGGATTCTCGGGTGA
- a CDS encoding glycosyltransferase family 2 protein: MRVAAVVVNYNAGAYLLDCVRSLHGAGLDTVVVADNASTDSSLADLKRAEPWVTIVETGANYGYGGGVNRGAAALAPDAADVLLVCNADIVVEPSAVKALVAALEADVQLGIVGPRIDNTDGTLYPSARIVPRPLDAAGHAFLGLVMPNNRFTRRYRLLDWDHASPRRVDWVSGACFAIRRDLFDRLGGFNEDYYMYLEDIDLCHRAGVLGAGVGYDPAARVIHEGGVSTRQLPYRMLAEHHRSVLRFWWSSHTWPTRAVFPFVALGMGVRLVLSVLARSLRRS, from the coding sequence ATGCGCGTCGCGGCGGTCGTCGTCAACTACAACGCCGGCGCGTACCTCCTCGACTGCGTGCGCTCGCTGCACGGTGCCGGCCTCGACACCGTCGTGGTCGCCGACAACGCCAGCACCGACTCGTCGCTGGCGGACCTAAAGCGCGCCGAGCCGTGGGTGACGATCGTGGAGACGGGCGCGAACTACGGCTACGGCGGTGGCGTGAACCGGGGCGCGGCCGCGCTCGCGCCTGACGCCGCCGACGTGTTGCTGGTGTGCAACGCCGACATCGTCGTGGAGCCCAGCGCAGTGAAGGCGCTCGTCGCGGCCCTCGAAGCGGACGTACAGCTCGGCATCGTGGGACCGCGCATCGACAACACCGACGGCACTCTCTACCCTTCAGCGCGCATCGTGCCGCGTCCCCTTGACGCCGCCGGGCACGCCTTTCTCGGTCTCGTGATGCCGAACAACCGCTTCACCCGCCGCTACCGCCTGCTCGACTGGGACCACGCCTCGCCGCGCCGTGTCGACTGGGTGTCGGGGGCGTGCTTCGCCATTCGGCGCGATCTGTTCGACCGGCTCGGCGGCTTCAACGAGGACTACTACATGTACCTCGAAGACATCGACCTGTGTCATCGCGCCGGCGTGCTCGGCGCCGGGGTCGGCTACGACCCGGCGGCCCGCGTGATCCACGAGGGTGGCGTGTCGACGCGGCAGTTGCCCTACCGCATGCTCGCCGAGCACCACCGGTCGGTGTTGCGCTTCTGGTGGTCGTCGCACACCTGGCCGACGCGCGCCGTGTTCCCCTTCGTCGCGCTCGGCATGGGTGTGCGCCTGGTGCTGTCGGTGCTCGCCCGATCCCTGCGTCGTTCGTGA
- a CDS encoding NDP-sugar synthase yields MKAIVLVGGEGTRLRPLTYTTPKQLLPVAGVPMLERAVAHLARHGVDEVILSMGYKADAFLAAYPDGHCAGVPVRYVVEAEPLDTGGAIAYAADETAVDDRFLVVNSDVLTDMDYSALIMTHAATGALTTIGLTPVEDPSRFGVVVTDSDGRVTAFIEKPAPGTAPTNLINAGIYVMEPAALEVIERGRRVSVEREVFPAMVERGVLYAAAVEGYWIDIGNPAAYVQANLDIAGRSVIDATAKVEPSAVVIDSVVQANAFVGANAVVDRSVIGVGATVGVSASVREFAVVGPGATVPDFAEVVGGTVE; encoded by the coding sequence GTGAAAGCGATCGTCCTCGTCGGAGGCGAGGGCACGCGGCTCAGGCCGCTGACGTACACGACACCGAAGCAACTGCTGCCCGTCGCCGGCGTGCCGATGCTCGAGCGTGCCGTCGCCCACCTCGCCCGCCACGGCGTCGACGAAGTGATCCTGTCGATGGGCTACAAGGCCGACGCGTTCCTTGCCGCCTATCCCGACGGTCACTGCGCCGGCGTACCCGTGCGCTACGTCGTGGAGGCCGAGCCGCTGGACACGGGTGGCGCCATCGCCTACGCCGCCGACGAAACCGCGGTTGACGATCGCTTCCTCGTCGTCAACTCCGACGTGCTCACCGACATGGACTACAGCGCGCTGATCATGACCCACGCGGCGACGGGCGCGCTCACGACGATCGGGCTCACCCCCGTCGAAGACCCGTCACGCTTCGGCGTGGTCGTGACCGACAGCGACGGGCGGGTTACGGCGTTCATCGAGAAGCCAGCACCGGGCACGGCGCCGACGAACCTCATCAACGCCGGCATCTACGTCATGGAGCCCGCGGCGCTCGAGGTCATCGAGCGCGGGCGTCGGGTCTCAGTCGAGCGTGAAGTGTTCCCGGCGATGGTCGAACGCGGCGTGCTGTACGCCGCCGCCGTCGAGGGCTACTGGATCGACATCGGCAACCCGGCGGCCTACGTCCAGGCGAACCTCGACATCGCGGGCCGCTCCGTCATCGACGCCACGGCGAAGGTCGAACCCTCGGCGGTCGTCATCGACTCCGTCGTGCAGGCCAACGCGTTCGTCGGCGCCAACGCCGTCGTCGACCGCTCCGTCATCGGGGTCGGTGCCACGGTGGGTGTGAGCGCATCAGTGCGCGAGTTCGCCGTCGTGGGTCCCGGCGCAACCGTGCCCGACTTCGCCGAGGTCGTCGGCGGGACAGTGGAGTAG
- a CDS encoding GDP-mannose 4,6-dehydratase — translation MRYLVTGGAGFIGSNLVDRLLAEGHEVDVIDDLSGGKLSNLADARANADGALKIHTLDIRSRDTVALIQRREPEAIVHLAAQLSVRDSVADPVNDASINIIGLLNVLEGARAAHAAKVIFSSSGGTIYGTVPEDALPVRESQPQRPLSPYGISKKASTDYLNAYRELYELDFTSLALSNVYGPRQNPHGEAGVVAIFAGLLLDGRQCTIFGDGGKTRDYIYVDDVVDAVVRATHRGGGLLCNIGTGVETSDRQVHDSVARAVGVDAQPIFAADRPGDLQRSCLDPGRAAMQLGWQPFTAFDDGVAQTVEWFRANRAAS, via the coding sequence ATGCGGTACTTGGTCACCGGCGGCGCCGGTTTCATCGGTTCGAACCTCGTCGACCGGTTGCTCGCCGAAGGTCACGAGGTCGACGTCATCGATGACCTCTCGGGCGGCAAACTCTCCAACCTCGCCGACGCCCGCGCCAACGCCGACGGCGCGCTCAAGATCCACACGCTCGACATCCGCTCGCGCGACACCGTCGCGCTCATCCAGCGCCGGGAGCCGGAGGCCATCGTGCACCTGGCGGCGCAGCTCAGCGTGCGCGACTCGGTCGCCGATCCCGTCAACGACGCGTCGATCAACATCATCGGGCTGCTCAACGTGCTCGAGGGCGCCCGCGCCGCCCACGCCGCGAAGGTCATCTTCAGCTCGAGTGGCGGCACCATCTACGGGACCGTCCCCGAGGACGCGTTGCCGGTGCGCGAAAGCCAGCCGCAGCGGCCACTGTCGCCTTACGGCATCAGCAAGAAGGCGAGTACCGACTACCTCAACGCGTACCGCGAGCTGTACGAGCTCGATTTCACGTCGTTGGCCCTGTCGAATGTGTACGGCCCGCGGCAGAACCCGCACGGCGAGGCGGGCGTCGTCGCCATCTTCGCCGGGCTGTTGCTCGACGGGCGCCAGTGCACCATCTTCGGCGACGGCGGCAAGACGCGCGACTACATCTACGTCGACGACGTCGTCGACGCCGTCGTACGGGCGACGCATCGCGGCGGCGGGCTGCTGTGCAACATCGGCACCGGCGTCGAAACGTCAGACCGGCAGGTGCACGACTCTGTCGCACGCGCCGTCGGTGTCGACGCCCAGCCCATCTTCGCCGCCGATCGTCCCGGTGACCTTCAGCGCAGCTGCCTCGATCCCGGACGCGCCGCCATGCAGCTGGGTTGGCAACCCTTCACCGCCTTCGACGACGGCGTGGCGCAAACCGTCGAATGGTTCCGCGCGAATCGCGCCGCGAGCTAG